The following coding sequences lie in one Mucilaginibacter sp. KACC 22773 genomic window:
- a CDS encoding PLP-dependent cysteine synthase family protein, whose product MITDLHMPEQRAGLDEKFSQLWHLVGNTPMLELRYCYKDEPGRIFVKCEHYNLTGSVKDRMALYILYQAYKRGAIQPNDVIIEATSGNTGIAFSAIGKALGHQVKIIMPNWLSKERIDIIRSMGAEIVLVSKDEGGFLGSIKLSEEMAALGGVFLPRQFENLYNAEAHEMTTGKEIWEQLASVGLQPDAFVAGVGTGGTVMGVGAFLKQMNPNVLIHPLEPAESPTLTTGHKVGSHRIQGISDEFIPAIVKLDQLDCVLQAHDGDAIIMAQKLSSQLGLAVGISSGANVIGAIQLARELGPEAVIVTILSDSNKKYLSTDLMKDEPPQPGYLSSATNFIEYNPISRLHK is encoded by the coding sequence ATGATAACAGATTTGCACATGCCGGAACAACGAGCAGGATTGGACGAAAAATTCAGCCAACTATGGCATTTAGTTGGAAATACTCCTATGCTGGAGTTAAGATATTGTTATAAAGATGAGCCAGGAAGGATTTTTGTAAAGTGCGAACACTACAACCTTACCGGTAGCGTAAAAGACCGGATGGCGCTGTACATACTATATCAGGCATATAAACGGGGCGCTATTCAACCAAATGACGTAATTATTGAAGCCACCAGTGGTAACACCGGCATCGCTTTTTCAGCGATTGGAAAGGCGCTTGGTCATCAGGTAAAAATCATCATGCCCAATTGGCTGAGCAAGGAACGTATAGACATCATCAGGAGTATGGGCGCTGAGATAGTTTTAGTCAGTAAAGATGAAGGTGGCTTTTTGGGCAGTATCAAATTGAGTGAAGAAATGGCCGCTCTGGGCGGAGTTTTCTTGCCGCGGCAATTTGAAAATTTGTACAATGCCGAAGCTCACGAAATGACAACCGGGAAGGAAATTTGGGAACAATTGGCCAGTGTGGGTTTGCAGCCGGATGCTTTCGTTGCTGGTGTAGGCACCGGAGGTACGGTTATGGGCGTTGGAGCTTTCCTCAAACAGATGAATCCTAATGTGCTTATACATCCGTTGGAGCCTGCCGAGTCCCCCACCTTAACAACCGGGCATAAAGTTGGAAGTCACCGCATTCAGGGGATTTCTGATGAATTTATTCCGGCTATTGTTAAACTCGATCAGTTAGACTGCGTTTTACAGGCGCACGATGGTGACGCGATAATTATGGCACAGAAATTATCTAGCCAATTAGGTTTAGCTGTTGGAATCTCTTCCGGTGCTAACGTAATCGGCGCAATACAGCTGGCTCGGGAACTCGGGCCCGAAGCTGTTATCGTTACCATTCTAAGCGACAGTAATAAAAAATATTT
- a CDS encoding redoxin domain-containing protein gives MKNIKYCFVVLFICYGMLVNAQQRPQPDSLTLYYRSLAKSGTDADKLKIIEGLKKMADKDEKGITRATQIAEAIRQNALADSLSEVSVKRYPKGHAAFVKYYSDLVSMNTTAAEKEKKYQELIQQFPEPAQDADITYDYARAEVAYFYAMEGNAAKCEQWVESVKSPSFQNTIISVDAPLLEAKNEFPTAERMIRKAVAIAKAGADKNSSAKENYYANVADLAYVLFKQKRYKDALIYATEAYEGSTRKSGSVKTVYAMTLTANKRGKEALPLLVEEVKAGRATAEIKNSLKAAYIQDKGSEVGYADLMSSLNADLHKEVQANVGKKMISENAPEFALADVNGNKVSLTELKGKVVILDFWATWCGPCKKSFPAMQRVVNKYKDDPNVKFLFIDTWEDIPNPAKDVKAFIAKNNYSFQVLLDDKKSNVVGMFGITGIPAKFVIDGNGKVRFKLTGFDGADDAAVEEMSTMIEMARKQG, from the coding sequence ATGAAAAATATAAAATACTGTTTTGTCGTGCTTTTTATCTGTTATGGAATGTTGGTCAATGCCCAGCAGCGGCCCCAGCCCGATAGCTTAACGCTTTATTACCGGTCATTAGCAAAATCGGGAACCGACGCTGATAAACTTAAGATAATAGAAGGCCTAAAAAAAATGGCGGATAAAGATGAAAAAGGTATAACAAGGGCAACTCAAATTGCTGAAGCTATCAGGCAAAATGCACTGGCAGATTCATTAAGCGAAGTCTCCGTAAAACGCTACCCTAAAGGCCATGCTGCATTTGTAAAGTATTACAGCGATTTGGTATCTATGAATACTACAGCAGCCGAAAAGGAAAAAAAATACCAGGAATTGATACAGCAGTTTCCCGAACCGGCACAGGATGCAGATATAACATACGACTATGCCCGGGCGGAAGTGGCATATTTTTATGCTATGGAAGGAAACGCGGCAAAATGTGAGCAGTGGGTTGAATCGGTAAAATCCCCATCTTTTCAAAATACCATTATCTCAGTTGATGCACCTTTGTTAGAAGCGAAGAATGAATTCCCTACAGCAGAACGAATGATTAGAAAAGCAGTTGCGATCGCAAAGGCTGGGGCCGATAAAAATTCATCTGCAAAGGAAAATTACTATGCCAATGTTGCTGACCTGGCTTACGTATTATTCAAGCAGAAGCGATATAAGGACGCACTGATTTACGCCACAGAAGCTTATGAGGGCAGTACCCGCAAAAGCGGCAGCGTTAAAACAGTTTACGCGATGACTTTAACAGCTAACAAAAGGGGTAAGGAAGCGCTTCCCCTTTTGGTTGAAGAAGTAAAGGCGGGGCGGGCGACTGCTGAGATTAAAAACAGCTTAAAAGCTGCTTACATTCAGGACAAAGGCTCTGAGGTTGGGTATGCTGACCTTATGAGCAGTTTAAACGCCGATCTGCACAAAGAAGTGCAAGCCAACGTGGGCAAGAAAATGATATCTGAGAATGCACCAGAATTTGCACTTGCAGATGTCAACGGAAATAAAGTTTCACTAACCGAATTAAAAGGGAAAGTAGTAATACTTGACTTTTGGGCTACATGGTGTGGCCCCTGTAAAAAGTCTTTTCCAGCAATGCAAAGGGTAGTCAATAAATATAAAGATGATCCCAACGTAAAGTTTTTGTTTATTGACACTTGGGAGGATATCCCCAATCCGGCTAAAGATGTAAAGGCATTTATTGCAAAGAATAACTATTCTTTCCAGGTATTGCTGGACGACAAAAAGAGCAACGTTGTGGGCATGTTTGGCATTACGGGTATTCCTGCCAAGTTCGTCATAGATGGCAATGGAAAGGTAAGGTTTAAATTGACAGGCTTTGACGGGGCTGATGACGCCGCTGTTGAAGAGATGTCAACGATGATTGAGATGGCCAGAAAACAAGGTTGA
- a CDS encoding trypsin-like peptidase domain-containing protein, whose product MMQSKFRSVLFFFILFFLSESSKAQHRNTGELDKMIHAGIKRAYSASVKVMGWDTIRKVQNSSQFSAAVVSPDGYILTAAHAIQPGRTYKVWFPDGRECLAVGLGRIDLSATPTQPDVAMMKIITSGNWPFVEMGWSSAIRKDEPCISISYPETLAQPLPSVRFGHITDTLNEWGFFQSTCAMEPGDSGGALYDYKGRLIGLHSRCDKSEDVNMEIPVDYYREYWTALKTAKTYTTLPEVTDDIKTDPLREKLQSFSELNDLATYFGPVAKPLRESELYVLSDVGGVPQKIIGTIIAPGGLQLRKTPGGSLIISKSSCVGEHVMVNISNGVRVEGKVIARSEPDDLVLLQISQKLKGGVNIDLSNQDSLTFNSLGTILLSPLIDSLPRISVVSTMGMNLAPKFSSGYLGAYVTFSEGKATVTRVQLNSPAGRNSLRIGDEISSINGEQLLKPEDFQRILQSYRPGQEALFRLNRKGKELVKKIILATKPASADPNHPAEKFSGGKSARRDGFIKVFAHDARLRPEECGGPVFNNLGQFYGINIARYSRTTTLAVPLLQVSKFLRSALIN is encoded by the coding sequence ATGATGCAATCGAAATTTAGATCTGTTTTATTCTTTTTTATCCTGTTTTTTCTCTCTGAATCGTCGAAGGCGCAACACCGGAACACAGGAGAGCTCGATAAAATGATCCACGCCGGTATAAAAAGAGCCTATTCGGCCAGCGTAAAAGTTATGGGGTGGGACACGATCAGAAAAGTGCAAAATAGTTCCCAGTTCAGCGCCGCGGTCGTTAGTCCGGATGGGTATATCCTAACAGCAGCCCATGCTATTCAGCCCGGTCGAACTTATAAGGTCTGGTTCCCGGACGGAAGAGAATGCCTTGCTGTTGGGCTGGGCAGAATAGATTTATCAGCCACGCCTACTCAGCCTGACGTCGCGATGATGAAAATCATTACCAGCGGAAACTGGCCGTTTGTCGAAATGGGCTGGTCTTCGGCCATCAGGAAAGACGAGCCTTGTATCAGCATTTCTTACCCGGAGACCCTGGCCCAACCGCTTCCGTCGGTTCGGTTCGGACATATTACCGATACCTTGAATGAGTGGGGCTTCTTCCAATCCACTTGTGCGATGGAACCTGGGGATTCAGGCGGGGCTTTGTATGATTACAAAGGCAGGCTGATCGGGTTGCACAGCAGATGTGATAAATCAGAAGATGTTAATATGGAAATACCCGTTGACTATTACAGGGAATACTGGACAGCGTTGAAAACAGCAAAAACCTATACCACGCTACCGGAAGTTACCGATGACATCAAGACCGATCCATTAAGGGAAAAACTGCAAAGCTTTTCTGAACTAAATGACTTAGCAACCTATTTCGGCCCTGTAGCAAAACCTTTGAGGGAAAGTGAATTGTATGTTCTAAGCGATGTTGGGGGTGTACCTCAGAAAATAATAGGTACGATTATAGCCCCCGGTGGATTGCAATTACGCAAAACGCCTGGCGGAAGTTTAATCATTAGTAAAAGTTCATGTGTTGGGGAACATGTGATGGTTAACATCAGCAATGGTGTAAGGGTTGAAGGGAAGGTTATTGCACGAAGTGAGCCTGACGATCTTGTTCTTCTTCAAATAAGTCAAAAGCTGAAAGGTGGGGTTAATATAGATCTTTCAAACCAGGATAGTCTTACTTTCAATTCTCTCGGCACTATTTTGTTATCACCGCTTATAGACTCTTTGCCACGGATAAGTGTGGTCAGCACAATGGGTATGAACCTGGCGCCAAAATTTAGTTCAGGTTACTTGGGCGCGTACGTCACTTTTTCCGAAGGAAAAGCGACTGTTACAAGGGTTCAGCTTAACTCGCCAGCGGGAAGGAACAGTTTGAGGATCGGCGATGAAATATCCAGTATCAATGGCGAGCAGTTATTAAAACCCGAAGATTTTCAGCGCATACTGCAAAGTTACCGGCCAGGCCAGGAGGCGCTTTTTAGATTAAACAGAAAAGGGAAGGAACTTGTGAAAAAGATCATCTTGGCAACAAAACCGGCCAGTGCAGATCCTAATCACCCTGCCGAGAAATTTTCTGGTGGAAAAAGTGCCCGGCGGGATGGATTTATCAAGGTATTCGCGCATGATGCACGGTTGCGTCCGGAAGAATGCGGCGGGCCGGTTTTCAATAACCTGGGTCAATTCTATGGTATTAATATCGCCAGGTATAGCAGGACCACAACTCTCGCTGTGCCTTTGTTGCAGGTCAGCAAATTTTTAAGATCGGCATTAATTAATTAA
- a CDS encoding trypsin-like peptidase domain-containing protein, protein MRSINIFCLLAFFVCCLVLLNQRVEAQHADQVSLEKQIKNVIAKVAPASVFLADYDPKLNILTGTTFSGVVVTSDGVILTAAHVCHPDKNYIVIFNNGRRAVAKGYGRIQSLDLAIMKITEPGDYPFAPIGWSSSLEVDEPCLSIAYPESLNRESMHTAPQKFKTPAVRLGYIAETAVGGGKRLRTTCLMEPGDSGGPVFDLHGRVIGVHSSIQSSLDDNFEVPVDYFRKYWKSLNIAQDYRMIPDAEIIPPDPLLSGRPKTLAINQLESSFTALKSELSDYSVNIVSIINGKPGQILGTAVSPDGLAQMKEVKRRGFVITKNSMLGDSIKVQLPDGNFFAGKVITRDKKNDLALIQIDARLKKCIRLSAASTDSVGTDMLGTLLLSAKPGKTGIVSVLGGREFELRYTYATAYLGAQAENKSGGLLLTIVMPEGPADHILKLGDEILTVDNVKVTTEEAYLKQIHIHAPGDTLMVTGIRDKEPFSYHILLGKRPDDQPDHVALHFTGGRSERFDGFMDMFIHDGRIKPAECGGPLFDIHGNFIGINMARFSRTTTIGTSARGIQIFIRSALPFILNTAI, encoded by the coding sequence ATGAGATCAATAAATATTTTTTGCTTACTGGCCTTTTTCGTTTGCTGTTTAGTGCTGTTAAACCAACGAGTGGAAGCACAACATGCCGACCAGGTCAGCCTGGAAAAGCAAATAAAAAATGTAATTGCTAAAGTTGCGCCGGCCAGTGTCTTCCTGGCCGATTATGACCCCAAATTAAACATACTCACGGGTACCACATTCAGTGGTGTAGTCGTCACTAGCGACGGAGTCATCCTTACTGCGGCGCATGTTTGCCATCCAGATAAAAATTACATTGTTATTTTTAACAATGGACGTCGTGCAGTGGCAAAAGGGTATGGGCGTATTCAGTCGCTTGACTTAGCTATTATGAAAATCACCGAGCCTGGAGATTATCCATTTGCGCCTATCGGCTGGTCTTCCTCCCTGGAAGTGGACGAGCCCTGCCTCAGCATCGCCTATCCGGAAAGTCTTAATCGCGAATCCATGCATACCGCGCCGCAAAAATTCAAGACCCCTGCAGTTAGGTTGGGTTATATTGCGGAAACCGCCGTGGGTGGGGGCAAGCGGCTCAGGACCACCTGTTTGATGGAACCGGGTGATTCGGGAGGCCCGGTGTTCGACCTTCATGGACGTGTGATTGGCGTGCATAGCAGCATACAATCATCACTTGACGATAATTTCGAGGTTCCTGTTGATTATTTCCGAAAATATTGGAAGTCACTGAATATAGCTCAGGATTATCGGATGATACCCGACGCCGAAATCATACCCCCCGACCCATTACTTTCCGGACGACCAAAGACCCTCGCCATAAATCAGCTAGAATCCAGTTTTACCGCCTTGAAATCAGAATTGAGTGATTATAGCGTAAACATTGTTAGCATCATCAACGGAAAACCAGGTCAGATTTTGGGCACCGCAGTTTCGCCCGATGGGTTGGCACAGATGAAAGAGGTTAAACGCCGGGGGTTCGTGATCACTAAGAATTCCATGCTGGGCGACAGTATCAAAGTACAATTGCCTGACGGTAATTTCTTCGCTGGTAAGGTGATCACCCGTGATAAAAAAAATGATCTCGCTTTGATACAGATTGATGCGCGACTGAAAAAATGCATCCGTCTTAGCGCTGCAAGTACGGATAGCGTAGGCACAGATATGTTAGGCACACTACTACTGAGCGCTAAGCCTGGTAAAACCGGTATCGTAAGTGTGCTTGGGGGCCGGGAATTCGAACTGAGATACACCTATGCTACCGCTTACCTGGGTGCCCAGGCTGAAAATAAGAGCGGGGGGCTTTTACTGACAATTGTCATGCCTGAGGGACCGGCGGATCATATTTTAAAACTCGGAGACGAAATATTAACCGTTGACAACGTGAAAGTGACAACAGAAGAAGCCTATTTAAAGCAAATTCATATCCACGCCCCCGGCGATACCCTTATGGTTACGGGTATAAGGGACAAGGAGCCGTTTTCTTATCACATTTTACTCGGCAAACGGCCGGACGATCAACCCGATCATGTGGCATTACACTTTACGGGTGGTAGAAGCGAACGCTTTGACGGTTTTATGGATATGTTCATCCATGATGGGCGGATAAAACCTGCTGAATGCGGTGGCCCCCTGTTTGATATCCACGGCAATTTTATAGGGATAAATATGGCCAGGTTCAGCCGTACCACTACTATCGGTACCTCTGCACGTGGCATTCAGATATTTATACGATCCGCTCTTCCATTCATACTAAATACCGCTATATGA
- a CDS encoding RagB/SusD family nutrient uptake outer membrane protein, translating into MTIMYKIKYLIGVICITLFISACKKYAQITPPPGSIDARLVYDDNASATAGILSLYSLFDYRDVVLYSAEYGGLSADELNYFGAPFSGYLDFQSNSLTPEPPASPTVIWGGAYQQILNANIAIDGLQKSTKVTPALKSQLIGEAKFWRAHAFFMLVNCYGAVPLTLSTDATVNAVLPRAPIDQVYGQIISDLKEAKDLLSPTYPTAERARVNQFAVSALLARVYLYNKDWIGAENESTNVISSGVYSLSSPDETFLNTSNETILQIYTLEGFTQWGTDFVPPSPADYTLFLRPGFENSFEANDKRFTNWVAPIGTTGNYSVNKYKLINATAGNEYYIVLRLAEQYLIRAEARAHQQNLSGAASDINVVRTRAGLAGTTAATSSKLLAAVEQERKIELFAEYPHRWFDLKRTPSLTDPTKTRADDVLAPIKPGWKSTAVLYPISSDDIIANPNLTQNPGY; encoded by the coding sequence TGCATTACCCTCTTTATCTCCGCTTGTAAAAAATATGCGCAAATCACACCTCCTCCCGGTTCCATAGATGCCCGGCTCGTCTACGATGACAATGCCTCCGCGACAGCAGGCATATTATCGCTATATAGTTTATTCGATTACCGTGATGTAGTGTTATACAGCGCAGAGTATGGCGGCTTGTCTGCTGACGAACTTAATTATTTCGGCGCGCCTTTCTCGGGTTATCTAGACTTTCAGAGCAATTCCCTGACGCCGGAACCGCCAGCGTCACCTACTGTGATCTGGGGTGGCGCTTATCAGCAAATCCTGAATGCCAATATCGCTATCGACGGGCTCCAAAAATCAACAAAAGTTACCCCGGCACTGAAATCCCAGCTAATAGGCGAAGCTAAATTCTGGCGTGCACATGCCTTTTTCATGCTGGTCAACTGTTATGGCGCCGTACCACTGACGCTTTCAACAGATGCCACAGTCAACGCAGTATTGCCAAGGGCGCCGATTGATCAGGTCTACGGCCAGATCATTAGTGATTTGAAAGAAGCTAAAGACCTTTTATCTCCAACTTATCCTACTGCGGAACGGGCCCGGGTAAATCAGTTCGCGGTATCAGCATTATTAGCCAGGGTCTATTTGTATAATAAAGATTGGATTGGCGCTGAAAATGAGTCTACTAATGTTATAAGCAGCGGCGTTTACTCCCTATCATCACCGGATGAGACATTTTTAAATACCAGTAATGAAACGATCCTACAAATTTATACGCTGGAAGGCTTTACCCAATGGGGCACGGATTTCGTACCACCGTCCCCGGCAGACTATACTTTGTTTCTTAGGCCAGGCTTTGAGAATAGTTTTGAAGCCAATGACAAGCGCTTCACCAATTGGGTCGCACCTATCGGGACAACCGGCAACTATAGTGTTAACAAGTATAAATTGATAAACGCTACGGCAGGTAACGAATATTATATCGTTCTCCGGCTCGCCGAGCAATATCTCATTCGTGCCGAAGCACGGGCACATCAACAAAACTTAAGCGGGGCGGCCTCTGATATTAATGTTGTACGTACCAGAGCCGGCCTTGCCGGCACAACAGCAGCAACTTCAAGTAAGTTACTTGCAGCTGTTGAACAGGAACGTAAAATTGAGCTTTTTGCGGAGTATCCGCACCGCTGGTTCGATTTGAAGCGTACGCCAAGCCTTACTGACCCAACCAAAACGCGGGCGGATGATGTCTTAGCGCCGATCAAGCCCGGGTGGAAGTCAACCGCTGTATTGTATCCTATATCATCAGACGATATTATTGCTAACCCCAATCTGACCCAAAATCCAGGATATTAA